Proteins from one Cicer arietinum cultivar CDC Frontier isolate Library 1 chromosome 3, Cicar.CDCFrontier_v2.0, whole genome shotgun sequence genomic window:
- the LOC101491737 gene encoding S-adenosylmethionine decarboxylase proenzyme-like yields MTMTSSPIGFEGYEKRLEVSFFENGVFSDPAGLGLRALSKDQLDEILKPAECTIVDSLSNGYVDSYVLSESSLFVYAYKVIIKTCGTTKLLLSIPAILKLADGLNIAVKSVRYTRGSFIFPGAQSFPHRSFSEEVAVLDGYFGKLGSGSQAYMMGDAKNSQIWHIYSASAKPEASSEAVYGLEMCMTGLDKEKASVFFKTDTSSASLMTKNSGIRKILPKSNICDFEFDPCGYSMNGIEGNAISTIHVTPEDGFSYASFEAVGYDFEKMSLNEIVGRVLACFYPAEFSVALHIDMNGEKLDKFPLDIKGYCCGERINEVLGIGGAVVYRTFVRNDGCSSPRSTLKCCWSEDENEEEVKEI; encoded by the coding sequence ATGACCATGACAAGTTCACCAATCGGTTTTGAAGGCTATGAAAAGAGGCTTGAGGTATCTTTTTTCGAGAATGGCGTTTTCTCTGATCCTGCTGGATTAGGTCTCCGAGCATTGTCCAAAGATCAATTGGACGAGATTCTGAAACCAGCAGAGTGCACTATTGTTGACTCACTATCGAATGGTTATGTCGATTCATATGTTCTTTCGGAGTCCAGCCTATTTGTCTATGCTTACAAAGTCATAATCAAAACATGCGGCACTACCAAGTTGCTTCTGTCTATCCCTGCCATTCTTAAGCTTGCTGATGGTCTCAACATTGCTGTGAAATCAGTGAGATACACTCGTGGAAGCTTCATCTTTCCTGGAGCTCAATCATTCCCTCATCGAAGCTTTTCGGAGGAAGTTGCTGTTCTTGACGGCTATTTTGGCAAACTTGGTTCTGGTAGCCAAGCTTATATGATGGGTGATGCTAAAAACTCACAAATTTGGCACATTTACTCTGCTAGTGCCAAACCAGAAGCTTCATCGGAAGCTGTCTATGGCCTTGAAATGTGCATGACTGGTTTAGACAAGGAAAAAGCATCTGTTTTTTTCAAGACAGATACATCTTCAGCTTCTTTGATGACTAAGAATTCTGGAATCAGGAAGATCCTCCCAAAATCTAACATATGTGATTTTGAATTTGACCCTTGTGGTTATTCAATGAATGGAATAGAAGGAAATGCGATTTCCACTATCCATGTCACCCCTGAAGATGGTTTCAGTTATGCAAGCTTTGAAGCAGTGGGTTATGACTTTGAAAAAATGTCTCTGAATGAAATTGTTGGAAGGGTTTTAGCATGTTTCTATCCAGCTGAGTTTTCTGTTGCTTTGCACATCGATATGAATGGTGAAAAGCTTGACAAATTTCCTTTGGACATTAAAGGATACTGTTGTGGAGAGAGGATCAACGAAGTGCTTGGTATTGGTGGTGCTGTTGTGTATCGTACCTTTGTTCGAAATGATGGGTGTTCATCTCCCCGGTCTACTCTGAAATGCTGCTGGAGTGAGGATGAGAATGAGGAGGAAGTGAAGGAGATTTAG
- the LOC101492274 gene encoding proline dehydrogenase 2, mitochondrial: protein MATRVIPPRILRKLRYNTATKPFQPSLSTPTLSPPCYLDQKPPSTTTTLLPPTAVADLNFHDVEKLFSYVSTTKLLRSTAVLHATAIEPMVDFGTWIMRSELMQTNNPLRNLALSATRATFYDHFCAGEDATTAGQSIGVLNEAGLRGMLVYGVEDAMDNEACDRNLKGFLHTVDVSRSLPPSSVSFVIVKITAICPMSLLERLSDLLRWQKKDPSFDLPWKQDSLPIFSELTPLYHTRKRPEPLTLEEESDLELANKRFLELCQKCVQANIPLLVDAEHTSVQPAIDYFTYSSAILHNKGENPIVFGTIQTYLKDAKERLILASKAADKMGIPMGFKLVRGAYMSSERKLAAELGYASPIHKTIKDTHKCFNDCSSFMLEKIANGPGGVVLATHNVESGKLAAAKAHELGIGKVNHKLEFAQLYGMSEALSFGLSNAGFQVSKYMPFGPVETVMPYLLRRAEENRGVLAASGFDRQLMRKELVRRVKAAVF from the exons ATGGCCACTCGAGTAATCCCTCCAAGAATCCTTAGGAAACTCCGTTACAACACCGCAACAAAACCCTTTCAACCTTCTCTCTCCACCCCCACTCTCTCTCCTCCTTGTTATCTCGACCAAAAACCgccatcaacaacaacaactctCCTCCCTCCCACCGCCGTCGCCGACCTCAATTTTCACGACGTCGAAAAACTCTTCTCTTACGTTTCAACCACCAAACTTCTCCGATCAACCGCCGTTCTCCATGCCACTGCAATTGAACCAATGGTTGATTTCGGTACATGGATCATGAGATCTGAACTCATGCAGACAAATAATCCTTTACGAAATCTCGCTCTCTCCGCCACACGCGCCACTTTTTACGATCACTTTTGCGCCGGAGAAGATGCTACCACCGCCGGTCAAAGTATCGGCGTTTTAAACGAAGCAGGTTTACGTGGAATGCTCGTTTACGGAGTTGAAGATGCAATGGATAATGAAGCTTGTGATCGCAATCTCAAAGGTTTTCTTCACACCGTTGATGTCAGCAGATCGCTTCCTCCATCTTCG GTGAGCTTTGTGATTGTGAAGATTACTGCAATATGTCCAATGAGTTTGCTGGAAAGACTTAGTGATTTGTTAAGATGGCAAAAGAAAGATCCTTCATTTGATTTACCATGGAAGCAAGATTCATTACCAATTTTCTCTGAGCTAACACCTTTGTACCATACAAGGAAGAGACCTGAACCATTAACACTAGAAGAAGAGAGTGATCTTGAACTTGCTAATAAGAGATTCCTTGAGCTATGTCAAAAGTGTGTTCAAGCCAATATTCCTTTGTTGGTTGATGCAGAGCATACATCAGTTCAACCTGCAATTGATTACTTTACTTACTCATCTGCTATATTGCATAACAAAGGTGAAAACCCTATTGTGTTTGGAACCATTCAGACTTATTTGAAGGATGCTAAGGAGAGGTTGATCTTGGCATCAAAGGCTGCTGATAAAATGGGTATTCCAATGGGATTTAAATTGGTGAGAGGTGCTTATATGTCTAGTGAAAGGAAATTGGCTGCTGAATTGGGGTATGCTTCACCAATTCATAAAACTATTAAGGACACTCATAAGTGTTTCAATGATTGTTCTTCTTTTATGCTTGAGAAGATTGCTAATGGACCTGGTGGGGTTGTTCTTGCAACTCATAATGTTGAATCAG GAAAATTGGCTGCTGCAAAAGCACATGAATTGGGGATTGGAAAGGTGAACCACAAGCTTGAATTTGCACAACTATATGGAATGTCAGAGGCACTTTCTTTTGGTTTGAGCAATGCAGGGTTTCAGGTCAGCAAATACATGCCATTTGGACCTGTAGAGACTGTTATGCCTTACCTCTTGAGAAGGGCTGAGGAAAATAGAGGGGTTTTGGCTGCATCAGGCTTTGACAGGCAACTGATGAg GAAGGAGTTGGTTAGGAGAGTAAAAGCTGCTGTTTTTTAA
- the LOC101492825 gene encoding uncharacterized protein, giving the protein MGSPQLPKKRVAFVLIDGLGDVSLPRLGYKTPLQAAKLPNLDGIASAGVNGLMDPVEVGLACGSDTAHLSLLGYDPRVYYRGRGAFESMGAGLAMLPGDIAFKSNFATLDEKTGIVTSRRADRHFEEEGPILCAALDGMKLPSFPQYEVRVRYATEHRCGVVVKGPNLSGNISGTDPLKDNRLLLKAEALDDSHEAKNTATVVNELSKEITKILVSHPVNAKRVAEGKNVANVVLLRGCGIRIEVTPFVEKHGLMPCMVAPTKIIAGLGLSLGIDILEAPGATGDYRTLLTSKATAIAKALSAPLHSCPQVFVPGEDEHKAGRLDGYDFGFLHIKAIDDAGHDKASILKVKALEAVDTAIGQLARLLLEAESTGKFQFFLCVTGDHSTPVEYGDHSFEPVPFAICRLKDFVGAIGESVIRRISLDPFPLPSVKSGEDLTWNLETEEREAKCSRSYSGDSVHELNEIAAARGCLGRFPGAEMMGVIKNFLNLDAETI; this is encoded by the exons ATGGGTAGTCCTCAGCTGCCAAAGAAAAGAGTGGCCTTTGTGTTGATTGATGGGTTGGGAGATGTGTCACTGCCGAGGTTGGGATACAAGACACCTCTTCAAGCAGCAAAGCTCCCCAATTTGGATGGCATAGCATCTGCTGGGGTTAATGGATTGATGGACCCTGTTGAGGTTGGATTAGCTTGTGGAAGTGATACTGCTCATCTTTCTTTGTTGGGTTATGATCCTCGAGTTTATTATCGTGGTCGAGGGGCGTTTGAATCCATGGGGGCTGGATTGGCAATGTTGCCGGGTGATATTGCTTTTAAG TCAAATTTTGCAACTCTTGATGAGAAAACTGGAATCGTCACCAGTAGAAGAGCTGACAGGCACTTTGAAGAAGAAGGTCCCATTCTATGTGCTGCCCTTGACGGGATGAAGCTTCCATCGTTCCCTCAATATGAAGTGAGAGTCAG GTATGCTACAGAACACAGATGTGGAGTGGTTGTTAAAGGACCAAATTTGAGTGGAAATATATCTGGAACTGACCCGTTAAAGGATAACCGCTTACTTTTGAAAGCAGAAGCTTTAGATGATTCTCATGAAGCAAAGAACACTGCCACTGTTGTTAACGAGTTGTCCAAGGAAATAACGAAAATTTTGGTTTCTCATCCTGTGAATGCTAAACGTGTTGCAGAAGGGAAGAACGTTGCGAATGTAGTCCTTTTAAGAGGATGTGGAATTCGAATTGAG GTTACGCCATTTGTAGAAAAACATGGTTTGATGCCATGCATGGTAGCTCCAACAAAAATTATTGCTGGCCTGGGCTTATCACTTGGTATTGATATCCTAGAAGCTCCTGGAGCAACTGGAGACTATCGAACTCTACTAACTTCGAAAGCAACAGCAATAGCTAAGGCACTCTCGGCTCCTTTGCATTCTTGCCCCCAAGTTTTCGTACCTGGAGAGGATGAGCATAAAGCAGGCCGCCTAGATGGTTATGACTTTGGATTCCTTCATATTAAG GCAATAGATGATGCAGGTCATGACAAAGCAAGCATTCTCAAAGTTAAAGCATTAGAAGCTGTTGATACTGCTATAGGGCAGTTAGCAAGATTACTCTTGGAAGCAGAATCAACCGGAAAGTTTCAGTTTTTTCTTTGCGTCACGGGAGACCACTCAACTCCAGTTGAATACGGAGATCATAGCTTCGAACCAGTTCCATTTGCTATATGTCGGTTGAAGGACTTCGTTGGCGCAATCGGTGAATCCGTTATTCGAAGAATTTCTCTCGATCCATTTCCTCTTCCAAGTGTTAAGTCTGGTGAAGACTTAACTTGGAATTTGGAAACAGAAGAGAGAGAAGCCAAATGCTCTCGATCTTATAGCGGCGACTCGGTACACGAGTTAAATGAAATCGCAGCTGCAAGGGGGTGTTTGGGGCGTTTCCCTGGTGCAGAAATGATGGGAGTTATAAAGAATTTCCTTAACCTAGATGCAGAAACTATTTAA